From the genome of Nitrosomonas sp. Is79A3:
TCCTAAGTTATTTTCAATATAGCATTATTGAGTTAACCCGGCCGGAACGCACCTGTTTCTGGTTAAACGATCAGGCCGGGGTTTAACAAGCAGTTGAAAAACGTATTCGAGGTAGCCGATGCAAGGCGAAAATAGGCGAAAAAGCACAGTTTATGCATGATAAATGAGCATTTTGGGTCTAGTTTTTAACACTGCAACAGCAACGCAGATAGTTTTTATCGCTTGCATCAACCCGCACAATTTCTCCCAATTAATCTTCAGCATTCATTTAATGACTGCACCCAATCACTAACACCATGTATACGAGATTATCAAAAACTGTGATGGTCTTGGCTTTTGCACTGTATGCCTCGCTGGTCGCTTTCGGCAATTTGACTGATTACAACTCAAATTTTTCCCTCGTGACTCACGTTCTTACGATGGATACAACCCTTCCTGATAACCAGGGAATGTGGCGGGCTATTCATTCTCCCTTCATTCATCATACGGTTTATAGTTTCATCATTGGGATAGAAGTCGTGATTGCAGGACTTTGCTGGCTGGGCAGTTTGCGTTTATATCAGAACCTTAAAGACCCTCCATCCTTTAATCAGGCAAAAGGTTTGGCAATCCTGGGATTAACACTTGGTTTTATCCTGTGGTTTACAGGATTCATGACGATTGGCGGAGAATGGTTTTTGATGTGGCAATCAGAAACTGCCAATGGACAACAAGCTGCGTTTCGTTTAGTTATGATAATTGGCATCACCCTCATCTATTTGACTCAAACAGATGAAGCGGGACATCCATAAAACCATACCTAAGAAAACTCTGAATAACTGTCATTTCGAGCGTAGCGAGAAATCTATGGTATTGATTGCCAAAGATCCTTCACTTTGTTCGGAATGACATATGAGGGTTATTCAGAGTTTCCTTAACTTCGAATACTCGGGTCATGATACCAAAGCATCTATTCCGGCCTGGGCAATTTGCGCATCCTCGAATGATCGCACGCCACTGACACCGATCGCGCCGACAAATTGATTGTTGACAGTGACCGGCAGTCCGCCTTCAATGGGCAATGTGCCGGGTAAATTTAGATACCTCAGGCGTCCCTCCGCAATATTCTCTTCCCAGATTTTAGTTGGACGGCGAAATGCAATGGCGGCGCGCGCTTTTTCAATGGCCACATTAATACTGCCGAATTGGGTATGATCAAGGCGTTGCAGATAAAGCAAATGACCGCCGTCATCTACGATAACAATGACAACTGGCCATTCATTCCGCTTGGCTTCCGCTTCTGCACCCGCAGCTATTTTCTTGGCGTCGTCCAGCGTAAGAATTATCTTGTTCATAGTCATATTTACCCCTCAAAGCTACAGGCCAAGCCGGTAATCCCATCGACACCAACTTTCGATGCCACAGGTCCGAACCCGCAGCTTATTTTTTATGTTGCAATAAAATCTAAATGGCCTATTTGGTTCATGGAACTGTTATTTAAATCCCAGCACCGCCTTCGAATACTTCTTGACGCATCTGGGCTTGTGAAATATTACTGCCCGGTGGCACACTGCGCGTCAACCACACATTACCGCCGATCGTTGAGCCTCGACCTATGGTAATGCGTCCCAATATTGTTGCACCGGCATAGATCACCACGTCATCTTCCACAATGGGATGGCGCAAATTTCCCTTCACCAAAGCGCCATTCTCATCTACCGGAAAACGTTTGGCCCCCAGGGTGACAGCCTGATACAGGCGCACATTTTGGCCAATAATCGCGGTTTCACCAATCACCACACCGGTACCATGATCAATAAAAAACCTGCCGCCAATCTGCGCACCCGGATGTATCTCTATACCGGTTACTGAATGCGCAATTTCTGAAAACATGCGTGCAATCAGCGGCGCGCCCAGACCATGCAAAACATGCGCCAGCCGGTAATGCGTTATAGCCATTATTCCAGGATAACAAACCAGCACCTCATCCACATTACGCGCAGCCGGATCACCTTCATAAGCTGCAATAATATCGCTTTCCAGCAGACTCCGGACTTCCGGCAGCCGTTTGGCAAATGCCTGCGTAATAGCTACTGATTGCTCACGATCTTCATTACTAAGAACTTCCAGGCCAGAGTTATAGTGCAATTCATGCTGGATCTGCACCATTAATTCGCGCAATGTCATGTTCAGCGTATGCCCAACATAATAATCAATGCCTTCATCCGCAAATTCCGACGAACCCAGACGGTTAGGAAACAAAGCCGCGCTCAAACCCTCAGCGACACCCATCAGAATTTTGCGCGACGGTAACTTCGGTGGCTTGTTGTGCCGCCGGTTACGGCTCTCCAGTGAAGCCATGCGTAAAGCACGCAACTCAGCAACAATATTATCCACATCCAAATAAGCACTCCGCAAAAGGGGATCTTGCGTTCTCTTGATATCGTTCACGATGTCGTCAAACCCCGCTCATCAAACATGCCCTCAAAAAGAATACTGCTCAGATAACGTTCGGCGGAATCCGGCAAAATCACCACGATGGTTTTTCCGGCATTCTGCGGGCGTTTGGCATGGCGTACCGCAGCCGCTACGGCCGCACCGCAGGAAATACCGGCCAGAATGCCTTCTTCCCGTGCCAAGCGCCGTGCATAGAGTATCGCTTCTTCATTACTGACTTGCTCGATTTCATCGACCAGTGACAGATCCAGGTTATCGGGCACAAAGCCTGCGCCGATTCCCTGAATTTTATGCGGCCCAGGTGCCAGTGATACACCGGCGCGCTTTTGCGACAATACCGCGCTCGCCGCGGGTTCAACCGCCACCGACGTGATGGCTTTGCCTTTGGTTTGCTTGATATAACGGGAAACACCGGTAATCGTACCGCCGGTTCCCACGCCCGCTACAAAAATATCGATGGCGCCATCAGTATCATCCCATATTTCCGGGCCGGTCGTTTTTTCATGAATCGCCGGATTGGCCGGATTTCTGAACTGTTGCAACAGCACATAGCGGCCCGGATCAGAAGCAACAATCTCTTCCGCCTTGGCCAAAGCACCGTTCATCCCTCGCGCCCCTTCGGTTAATTCCAATTTGGCACCCAATGCAACCAGTAATTTACGCCGTTCCACACTCATCGTTTCCGGCATCGTCAAGGTCAGCGGGATTCCCCGCGCCGCCGCGACAAAAGCCAGCGCAATGCCGGTATTACCGCTGGTCGGTTCGACAATTTCTTTCCCAGGACCGAGTAATCCCCGGTGTTCAGCATCATCGATCATTGCAGCACCAATGCGGCATTTCACCGAATACGCCGGATTACGCCCTTCAATTTTTGCCAATACCAATGTCGGTGCGCCATCAATCACCCGGTTAAGACGCACCAGCGGCGTACGGCCAATGGACAACGAATTATTCTCAAACCAATTTGACATGATTTTCCCTTTTTTGTGTAATGCCTATTCAAACGCATTACCACTCTTTTATTAATCAAAAATAAAAAACCGCCCGCTCTGATATTACTTAACCAAACGGATTCACTGGAATCATAAGGATTTCACTATAGCGCATTCGTTCCTAGGCTGAAAGTACATACGCTGCTATTTCATCAATTTATGGGAGCATTGGCAGTATTGCCAAAATAAGTTGTCTGGCACGCTGCCACGTAAGAAAGTACTTCGATAATAAATTATTTTTGAATATCTCATTTCTAGCAGGCCAATAGAATGGATAGATATACAAATGTAAAAACTGCATAAATATAAGCAAAATGCTTATTTACAAATTAAATCGGCAGTTTAATATATGAAAAGAATAGATGAAGGCTAAAGGTGTCAGAACAAGCAAGGCAACCAGTTTATAGAAAATGGAGTTCATCAATATCGCTGCTATATATTGACTGTACTAAGGTTAGTTATTGAACACCCAATTCCTTGAAGTAATTGATTGAAAATGCAATCATTTTCGATAAAAAAGAGCAATTATTTTTACTATAAAATCAAAAGGAGTAAATTATGAAAAAGAATTTCAAACATAACGCAATTATTGGATTACTGTCATTAATGCCGGTAGGCGCTTACGCAGCACCAATCGATCTATCAAGCTGGACGCCGCTGACGCTTAATTATCCGGGAGGGCAAGGAGCCGGCAGCTGGGTATTGGAACCAGGAAATACTGCTGTCAAACAGGTAATTAACGCCGATCCTTCTTTTTTTCTGAATAACCAGAACACTGCGAGTTATTCGGTAGACGGCTCATGGGAAGTTACAACGACGAGCGATGATGATTACATGGGTTTCGTGTTTGGCTACCAGAATTCGAGTAATTTTTATTTGTTTGATTGGAAGCAGGGAACTCAGGGCTACGTTGGCCAAACCGCTACGGAAGGAATGACTATTAAGGAATTTCACGGCGCGACTGGCGATGGCCTTGTGGATTTATCCTTAGAAGAATTCTGGGAAAATGGAGCTAATTTTGGTGACATGGAAATTCTTGCCACGAATCATACCGGCAATGGCTGGAATGACAATGTCCTGTATAACTTTCACCTCGATTTTAATTTGAACCCTGGAGAGATTCATATCGTTGTTACACAAGGCGTAACTGAGTTGTGGAATGTTACCGTTAACGACTCAACATTTTCTGCAGGGCAGTTCGGGTTCTACAACAATTCACAGGAAGCCGTAAGATACGCGGGGTTCGAAATAACACCCGTTCCAGAACCTGAAACCTACGCTATGCTGCTGGCTGGGTTAGGCTTATTGGGATTTATGGCACAACGCAGGAAGGTGATGGTCAAATAACTTGGGATTATTCAGAACAGGAGTGAGCTGTTGCCCCTGTTCTGAATGCTTGAATAATATTCTTTTGTCGTTTTGTTAAGGAAGCTCTGATTAAGTTGATACATTCATGGTTCGACAAGCTCACCACGAACGTAATCAATATATTACCGTTCGTCCTGAGCCTGCCGAAGGACTTAATCAGAGCTTCCTTAAGCATCATTTGGCAAAGCTCAATAGCAAGCCTGAACAGATTTTCTGTTTACACTTGAGCAAAAACTGGATTTCGTTTTAATCCTCGTCGTGATAGTCTCTACGATACAACTGACAAATTATTACGTTTAAAACCGTTCTAACTGACTAAAAATTATCAATAAAGGAGAATATCATGTCGTTACGCATCAACGATATCGCCCCGAACTTCACTGCGAAAACTACTCTGGGAACTATCGATTTTCATCAATGGATCGGCGATAGCTGGGCTATCCTGTTTTCTCATCCCAAAGATTTTACGCCAGTATGTACCACCGAATTGGGCTATATGGCCGGTCTGGAAAAAGAATTTGCACAACGCAACTGCAAGGTAATCGGTTTAAGTATCGATCCAATTGATAACCATGAGCAATGGGCTAAAGACATTGAAGAAACACAAGGTCACGCGGTTAAATTCCCGATCATCGGCGATACCGATTTGGCTGTCGCCAAGTTGTATAACATGCTGCCTGCTGATGAATCAGGCACATCGGAAGGGCGCACAGCCGCAACCAATGCGACCGTTCGTTCTGTATTTATCATTGGGCCGGATAAAAAAATCAAATTAATGATGACCTACCCGATGACCACAGGCCGCAATTTTAATGAAATTCTGCGCGTGCTCGATTCGATGCAGTTGACCGCGCAATATAAAGTGGCTACACCGGTCAATTGGAAAAAAGGGGAAGATGTGATCATTGTGCCCAGTGTGTCCAATGAAGAAGCAGAAAAACTCTTTCCACAAGGGTTTAAAACCATCAAGCCTTACTTGCGCACGACAAAACAACCCGGTTAATTTAGGTTAATTCCGTCCAAGTACGGAATGAATCTGGATAGCGATGAACGAACGCTAACTGAATGACTGCTCACGGATTATTTTCTGTAATTCTTGCAGCTCGGGCAAGCGCCGCTTGTAGCCGGTTTCTTCGATCAGTTTTTCCGCCTGCGCCACATGCGCTTGCAGCGAAATCCCCCTGCCCCTTTTTCTAAGGGGGGGGGGAACTTCCGGCACACCGCTTTCTCGGCTTCCCTCTTTGAAAAAGGGGGATTCCCTTTCTCCGCAATCAGCAGCCGCGCCATTTCCAGATGATAATCTGGTCAAATGCAACCGCATGCCGTTCGGTTCGGCGATGCCGTACACTTCTTGCAAATCTTGATGGGCGCGGGTGAAATCAAGTTTGGGATTGCGGGTGTCTCGATACAACGCGGCATGAGCAAGCAGGCCGCGAGGTAGCATGTCCTGATGCCTGCTGTGCGCAAGCCGGCTACAGCTTGATCCAGCCAACGGACGGCCTGCTAAAAATCCCCCTGCTGCAAATACACGCACCCGAATATAGGCTTTGTCGATGCAAGAGCCATCAAATTACAATTCGTGAAATGGTCAGTTCAACAATTCAGATCATATTCCGCCCGCACCAGCGTCACCCTACCGTGCGCCAACAATCGCTTAATTTCACGGATAGCCGGTTTATCGCTGCTGTTGTGGGAAAGAAAAATGTCAAATTCTTGAACCACACCGGCCTCCCGTTGGCATTATTGGCTTGAAATTAAAAAATAATTAGGATAATAATGCTTGCCACCTGATTTGTCAGGATTACTGCAATCCAGCTGTTGGTGTATGACTGCAAATAACTCAACCAGGAGATTACCGTCATGTCATGGAGTCTAAAGAATTGGCACCGGAATCACATTCTTCAGCAAGAAGGTATATCCGATTCCATCTGGCAGAAGATGATTCATCTGCGTTGTTTAAAAGGGCTTAGTCCTGAGGAACTCTCGCGCTTGCGTGATTGCGTGACATTGTTTCTGCACGACAAACAAATTTACGGCGCGCACGAGCTGGAAATCACCGATGAGATGCGTGTGACGATTGCGCTGCAGGCTTGCATTCTAATTCTGAATCTTGATCTGGACTATTATCAGAACTGGAACCAGATTATTGTGTACCCCGGTGAATTTATTCTGGATTACGATTATGCGGATGAATTTGGCGTTGTGCATCATGTGCATCGCGTCGCATCGGGCGAAGCCTGGTCTGCCGGGCCGGTGATTCTTTCCTGGCAGGATGCAGCAGATACCAACACTCATCCCGGGCATAATGTAGTCATCCATGAATTTGCGCACAAGATTGACATGCTATACGAAGGCGCCAATGGCTGTCCGGAGTTACACGCCAACATGAGCGCGTATACCTGGCATGAAGTATTCAGCAGCGCCTATGCCAAATTCTGCCATCAGGTCGATAAGCGACATGAAACCATCATTGATCCGTACGCGGCGGAGAGTCCGGCAGAGTTTTTCGCGGTATTGAGTGAAGTATTTTTTGAACTGCCGCTCATCACCCAGCAATACTTTCCCTCGGTTTATGAACAGTTGGCGCTGTTTTACCGCCAGGATCCGGCGCAGCGCTGGCGTTGATTCTTGCTATGTGCCTATTTTATTAATGCATACTTATTCACAGCGTCAAGATCAATTTCTTTGTACGCACTAACGACAAAATCGGCTTTTACTAATTTTCCGGGATCATAGGTTGTAGTGATCGCAATGCACCACATTCCGGCGCTTTTCGCGGCATCAATCCCATGCGGCGCATCTTCAATGACGACACAGTTTTCCGGCAATGACTGGAGTTGCTGCGCTGCGTACAGAAAAATGTCGGGATTGGGTTTGGAGCGATAGCCTACTTTGTCCAGCGTGTAGATTTTATTCTCAAACAGTGCCGAGAGGTTAAGGCGCTGATCCACGCGTTTCAGCAGATCTTT
Proteins encoded in this window:
- a CDS encoding DUF2165 domain-containing protein, which gives rise to MYTRLSKTVMVLAFALYASLVAFGNLTDYNSNFSLVTHVLTMDTTLPDNQGMWRAIHSPFIHHTVYSFIIGIEVVIAGLCWLGSLRLYQNLKDPPSFNQAKGLAILGLTLGFILWFTGFMTIGGEWFLMWQSETANGQQAAFRLVMIIGITLIYLTQTDEAGHP
- a CDS encoding heme-binding protein; amino-acid sequence: MTMNKIILTLDDAKKIAAGAEAEAKRNEWPVVIVIVDDGGHLLYLQRLDHTQFGSINVAIEKARAAIAFRRPTKIWEENIAEGRLRYLNLPGTLPIEGGLPVTVNNQFVGAIGVSGVRSFEDAQIAQAGIDALVS
- the epsC gene encoding serine O-acetyltransferase EpsC; this translates as MASLESRNRRHNKPPKLPSRKILMGVAEGLSAALFPNRLGSSEFADEGIDYYVGHTLNMTLRELMVQIQHELHYNSGLEVLSNEDREQSVAITQAFAKRLPEVRSLLESDIIAAYEGDPAARNVDEVLVCYPGIMAITHYRLAHVLHGLGAPLIARMFSEIAHSVTGIEIHPGAQIGGRFFIDHGTGVVIGETAIIGQNVRLYQAVTLGAKRFPVDENGALVKGNLRHPIVEDDVVIYAGATILGRITIGRGSTIGGNVWLTRSVPPGSNISQAQMRQEVFEGGAGI
- the cysK gene encoding cysteine synthase A, whose translation is MSNWFENNSLSIGRTPLVRLNRVIDGAPTLVLAKIEGRNPAYSVKCRIGAAMIDDAEHRGLLGPGKEIVEPTSGNTGIALAFVAAARGIPLTLTMPETMSVERRKLLVALGAKLELTEGARGMNGALAKAEEIVASDPGRYVLLQQFRNPANPAIHEKTTGPEIWDDTDGAIDIFVAGVGTGGTITGVSRYIKQTKGKAITSVAVEPAASAVLSQKRAGVSLAPGPHKIQGIGAGFVPDNLDLSLVDEIEQVSNEEAILYARRLAREEGILAGISCGAAVAAAVRHAKRPQNAGKTIVVILPDSAERYLSSILFEGMFDERGLTTS
- a CDS encoding FxDxF family PEP-CTERM protein, with protein sequence MPVGAYAAPIDLSSWTPLTLNYPGGQGAGSWVLEPGNTAVKQVINADPSFFLNNQNTASYSVDGSWEVTTTSDDDYMGFVFGYQNSSNFYLFDWKQGTQGYVGQTATEGMTIKEFHGATGDGLVDLSLEEFWENGANFGDMEILATNHTGNGWNDNVLYNFHLDFNLNPGEIHIVVTQGVTELWNVTVNDSTFSAGQFGFYNNSQEAVRYAGFEITPVPEPETYAMLLAGLGLLGFMAQRRKVMVK
- a CDS encoding peroxiredoxin — translated: MSLRINDIAPNFTAKTTLGTIDFHQWIGDSWAILFSHPKDFTPVCTTELGYMAGLEKEFAQRNCKVIGLSIDPIDNHEQWAKDIEETQGHAVKFPIIGDTDLAVAKLYNMLPADESGTSEGRTAATNATVRSVFIIGPDKKIKLMMTYPMTTGRNFNEILRVLDSMQLTAQYKVATPVNWKKGEDVIIVPSVSNEEAEKLFPQGFKTIKPYLRTTKQPG
- a CDS encoding M90 family metallopeptidase; this translates as MSWSLKNWHRNHILQQEGISDSIWQKMIHLRCLKGLSPEELSRLRDCVTLFLHDKQIYGAHELEITDEMRVTIALQACILILNLDLDYYQNWNQIIVYPGEFILDYDYADEFGVVHHVHRVASGEAWSAGPVILSWQDAADTNTHPGHNVVIHEFAHKIDMLYEGANGCPELHANMSAYTWHEVFSSAYAKFCHQVDKRHETIIDPYAAESPAEFFAVLSEVFFELPLITQQYFPSVYEQLALFYRQDPAQRWR
- a CDS encoding HAD family phosphatase, which gives rise to MIDTIIFDAEGIVIDTEAIWDKGQEIFLQRRGFVYDRERIKPLLTGRTLVEGVEVMKQAYQFAGDTETLAQERADIVQDLFIHETSFISGFLEFYESVRNRYKTCIATSMDKDLLKRVDQRLNLSALFENKIYTLDKVGYRSKPNPDIFLYAAQQLQSLPENCVVIEDAPHGIDAAKSAGMWCIAITTTYDPGKLVKADFVVSAYKEIDLDAVNKYALIK